One stretch of Euphorbia lathyris chromosome 7, ddEupLath1.1, whole genome shotgun sequence DNA includes these proteins:
- the LOC136201532 gene encoding protein RDM1-like isoform X2 encodes MKRTIPWNEHEHIDAMSSDDESSSPDHGETNRVDELNFSPKIEIDQPAREMTFADGVDELNFSPKIEIDQPAKEMTYADVVMRRAEMYQNYMNKLPIPSHHGSVIPFSSWVELGKSLKKLYGQPLHYLTNIILYQWDHRSGFYDHRERKPLDIMIHPCKAEATIWLVEEIHRLTSSHQHVATLWIADPTYHASIDAIFPQL; translated from the exons ATGAAGAGGACAATTCCATGGAATGAGCATGAGCATATTGATGCCATGTCATCAGATGATGAATCTTCTTCGCCGGATCACGGAGAGACAAATCGAGTTGATGAGCTGAATTTCTCCCCTAAGATTGAAATTGATCAACCTGCAAGAGAAATGACATTTGCAGATGGAGTTGATGAGCTGAATTTCTCCCCTAAGATTGAAATTGATCAACCTGCAAAAGAAATGACATATGCAG ATGTAGTGATGAGAAGAGCAGAAATGTATCAGAATTATATGAATAAGCTCCCAATCCCATCGCATCATGGCTCAGTGATTCCATTCTCATCATGGGTGGAATTAGGCAAATCACTAAAGAAATTATATGGGCAACCATTGCATTACCTCACCAATATTATTCTGTATCAGTGGGATCATCGTTCGGGATTTTACGACCACCGTGAGCGAAAACCGTTGGATATCATGATTCATCCATGTAAAGCTGAAGCTACAATCTGGCTTGTTGAAGAAATTCACAGGCTTACTTCATCTCATCAACATGTGGCTACACTCTGGATTGCGGACCCGACGTACCATGCTTCTATTGATGCCATTTTCCCTCAACTTTGA
- the LOC136201532 gene encoding protein RDM1-like isoform X1, translating to MFLLLAAEALILFSLFASQGYDFLSSLFKESRSFPRSSFCAVLIVFTMKRTIPWNEHEHIDAMSSDDESSSPDHGETNRVDELNFSPKIEIDQPAREMTFADGVDELNFSPKIEIDQPAKEMTYADVVMRRAEMYQNYMNKLPIPSHHGSVIPFSSWVELGKSLKKLYGQPLHYLTNIILYQWDHRSGFYDHRERKPLDIMIHPCKAEATIWLVEEIHRLTSSHQHVATLWIADPTYHASIDAIFPQL from the exons ATGTTTCTTCTTCTCGCCGCTGAAGCTCTGAtactcttctctctctttgctTCTCAAGGCTACGATTTTCTCAGCTCCTTGTTTAAG GAATCTCGTTCTTTTCCTCGTAGTTCCTTCTGTGCAGTATTAATTGTATTTACCATGAAGAGGACAATTCCATGGAATGAGCATGAGCATATTGATGCCATGTCATCAGATGATGAATCTTCTTCGCCGGATCACGGAGAGACAAATCGAGTTGATGAGCTGAATTTCTCCCCTAAGATTGAAATTGATCAACCTGCAAGAGAAATGACATTTGCAGATGGAGTTGATGAGCTGAATTTCTCCCCTAAGATTGAAATTGATCAACCTGCAAAAGAAATGACATATGCAG ATGTAGTGATGAGAAGAGCAGAAATGTATCAGAATTATATGAATAAGCTCCCAATCCCATCGCATCATGGCTCAGTGATTCCATTCTCATCATGGGTGGAATTAGGCAAATCACTAAAGAAATTATATGGGCAACCATTGCATTACCTCACCAATATTATTCTGTATCAGTGGGATCATCGTTCGGGATTTTACGACCACCGTGAGCGAAAACCGTTGGATATCATGATTCATCCATGTAAAGCTGAAGCTACAATCTGGCTTGTTGAAGAAATTCACAGGCTTACTTCATCTCATCAACATGTGGCTACACTCTGGATTGCGGACCCGACGTACCATGCTTCTATTGATGCCATTTTCCCTCAACTTTGA